In the genome of Methanobrevibacter gottschalkii DSM 11977, the window GTTTTTGGGGTTGTACTGTTATTCCAAGCATATAATTTCTATCAATAACTTCTCCGATAACTTCTTGATTGACATGATCAATTACTGCTTGTGATTCATCTAAATGCTGCGGCACAATATCCAAGATTACTTTTAGAACTTCTAATTTTTTTTTCCTTGGTGTATGGATGATGACCTTTGAATTTGTCTCATCAGCAATATCTAACTGTTTTTTGAATATGTCTATTTCTGTTTCAGTTAAATCTTCAAGACCAATTTCTCCAATAGCTACAATCTGTTTATTTTCAATCCAATTATACATTTCATCAAAAATCATCTGAGGATTCTCAATACTGTTTGTCGGATGAATCCCTAAAGCTACTTTTAAATCTAAACCGTATTGTGATGCTCTTAGAGTATCATATTCTAAAATTCTATTTAAATGATTCAATAAGATGTTTTCAGCATCAATTTTGTACGGATAATAGCTGCAAG includes:
- a CDS encoding TatD family hydrolase, whose product is MIDTHIHADARSSEDFKEMYLSGIDCAITCSYYPYKIDAENILLNHLNRILEYDTLRASQYGLDLKVALGIHPTNSIENPQMIFDEMYNWIENKQIVAIGEIGLEDLTETEIDIFKKQLDIADETNSKVIIHTPRKKKLEVLKVILDIVPQHLDESQAVIDHVNQEVIGEVIDRNYMLGITVQPQKLDVDGAIDILDNFGFDNFLLNSDMSNKPSDHLSVAKTIRELSRLGYKKSSIDKISHRNASDYFKI